From Lactobacillus sp. PV012:
TTTAGGTTGGATAGGAGCAATCCTATTTCTTGGAATATATATTATTAGTGAAATTTACGCTCTTATTGCCTGGGTCAACAATAAAAATAATCATAAATTATTAAATTCAGCTCTGTTACTGGCAAATGGAATTTGCTTAGTGGCTGCCTTTTATTCAGGAAATGTGATGGACTTTTTAACCGCAACTATTTTATTAGGATTTTTCACCGGTTATATGTTAAGTTTAATTACAAAAAAAGAATCTGCAGACTGAAGTGCCATAAGAAAGTTAGACACTTTATAAAATTTTAAATACTTGATAATACACGATTTCTGTATTTTACAGGAGTCGTGTATTTTAATTTATTGGAACGACGAATATTATTAAACCAAGTGACATACTTACTTAACACTTGCTTCATCTCTTCAAGAGAGCCAATCTTAAGTCGATTTAGGCATTCTCTTTTCATTAGGTTGAATATAGTTTCACCTGGCGCATTATCATGACAATTTCCTTTTCTAGACATGCTTTGTGTAATATTCATTTCTTTAAGACGGGCTTGATAACCAGCATTTTGATATTGAAAACCTTGATCAGAATGTAAAATTGGTCGTGCATCTTTTGGTAAATTTACTTCAAGTTCATCAAGCATCCTATAAATAGTCTTCATCTCAGGAGAGTAACTAACTGCACAAGCCAGTATTTCCAGAGATGCTTCATCAACTATTGGTGAAATATAGACTTTTTTGCCATTAGTTAATTTGTATTCTGTTACATCGGTATGCAAGACCTTATAAGGGATAGTCTCATCAAAGATCTGATTAAGAATATTAGGAGCCTTTTTGCCAACGCTACCTTTATAAGAACTGTACTTAGCTGTATTCTTATGATAAATCATGGTTTTAATACCCATATCACGCATAATTTTACGAACAGTTTCCTTAGCAAGATTGATACCAGTATCTTTTAAAGCGCCCCAAATACGCCGATAACCGTATGTTTCATTACTTTCATCATAATAAATATGATTAATTTCTTTCTTAACTTTAGCGTATCTATCGCACTTATTAATTCGATTTTTTAAGTTATCATAATATGTTTTTCGATTAAGCTTAAGCAGACTAAATAAGGTATTCAGCTTTACAGTTGGCACTTTAGCCCGAATATCCTTGATAATTAGCGTTTTTTCTTTGTTGGATAGCGAGGATAACGGGCAGCCACTTTTTTTAAGACAAGATTCTCCAGTTTTAATTTTTCGATTTCCGCTTCTTGTTTAATAATCTTCTCTTCATATTTTTGCTTCTCACTAAGTTTTATCTTTTGAGCTTGTTTCTTTTTAGGTTTCTTAGGCATTTTGGATGGATGTCCTTTCTGCTTAGGAAGTAAACCAGCCATACCTTCTTTTTTAAATTTATTAACCCAAGTGTAAACCTGAGAAGAATTTATATTGAACTTGGCAGCTACCGGAGTTATTCCTAAATTAGGATTATTTAAATAATAGCGTACCACATTTAACTTAAACTCAGGAGAATAGTTCATCTTCTTATGTTTAATTTTAAGAGATTCAAGGCCATTTTCATCAGCCTGATGAATCCATTTATATACCATAGAGTAAGGAATATTGTACTTTCTACTTAATCCCTTTATTGAATCTTGATGATTAAAGAATTCAGAAACAATCTTAATTTTGAACCCATTAGAATATTTAGTCATAAAAAATACCTCACAATCGTTAGATCTATGTCTAACAATTATGAGGCACTTCAGACTAAGCAGATTCTTTTTTATGCTCAAATTAGTGAGTTACTTCTTTAACAAAGGTCCGATCTGGAACGCGAATTAAGTAATATTTAGTAGCTTGTCGACCACTATGAAGGGCTAAGCCATTGTACCAGTTCTTTTTATAGGTTGCTGTATAAATGGCGACGTAAGCTTTTTGATATTCCTTATCTGCATTTTTTAAAGCCTTGGTTGAAAATGGAATAACGTTAGATGCTATATTTTTAGGATCTGTACCATCAGAAATAGTAGCGTAAGTACTTTTTACAGTATAACGACTGCCATTGCTGTAAAAATTATAAGTCTGAACTGGACGCATCCCTTTATCAGAATTAGCTGTCACATAGTATGACTTGTGACTGTTAGTACTTAAAATTAGTGGCTGATACTCCACCTCACTAGTAATTAAAGTATTATCTTCTAAAACTGGTTGACTAAAGAAAGTTAAAAAGATCATTCCACTTGTAGCTGCTAAAAAAATAAAAACTTCAATCGCATCTACAAATGTTGTTTTCCATTCAAAGCGTTTGCGATCCCTAACAATCATCATTAAATGTCGCTTACGAATGTTTTGCACAATAAATACTAAATACAAAACAATTGCCAACCAGGCAATAATTCCTAAGATATTCCAACCAATGCTCATTTTAAATCCTTCACTTTTCTTTACTTACTAGTTTCCTTTTTGGCTGCAGTTTTTTTAGTTGTTGGTTCTGGCTTTTTATAAGAGCGAACTTCTTTTAATTTTTCAACAATATTTTCTGCCAAAATTTCACTAAATTTTTCTGCGTCAGCAACTATTTCATCTACACTTGCCAAAATATCAATTCTAAAATGCGAAACATTAATATAGTCTGAAATTGTTTCAAAATAAATATTTACTGGGACTGGGGTCTCATCATCAAAAAAGTTACTAATCTTCTTATAGTTGGCAAATGGCAAGTTAATAATATTACTTTCCAAAGCAAATGTTACTGGTCGCTGTCCACTAACTGCTAACTGCGTTTGAATCAATGAATCATGGTTGCTAGCTTGCACAACTTCTTGAATCATTTTACTAGCAAATTTTTTGATTTTTGTTTTATTTAGTTCACTATATTTTACAGTTTCTAAATCCTGTAAATAATCTTGATCTTCAATTTTTTTGGTAATTGCTTCTTGATTAATTTTCACAGTAA
This genomic window contains:
- a CDS encoding IS3 family transposase (programmed frameshift) — encoded protein: MTKYSNGFKIKIVSEFFNHQDSIKGLSRKYNIPYSMVYKWIHQADENGLESLKIKHKKMNYSPEFKLNVVRYYLNNPNLGITPVAAKFNINSSQVYTWVNKFKKEGMAGLLPKQKGHPSKMPKKPKKKQAQKIKLSEKQKYEEKIIKQEAEIEKLKLENLGLKKSGCPLSSLSNKEKTLIIKDIRAKVPTVKLNTLFSLLKLNRKTYYDNLKNRINKCDRYAKVKKEINHIYYDESNETYGYRRIWGALKDTGINLAKETVRKIMRDMGIKTMIYHKNTAKYSSYKGSVGKKAPNILNQIFDETIPYKVLHTDVTEYKLTNGKKVYISPIVDEASLEILACAVSYSPEMKTIYRMLDELEVNLPKDARPILHSDQGFQYQNAGYQARLKEMNITQSMSRKGNCHDNAPGETIFNLMKRECLNRLKIGSLEEMKQVLSKYVTWFNNIRRSNKLKYTTPVKYRNRVLSSI
- a CDS encoding LVIS_2131 family protein, whose amino-acid sequence is MSIGWNILGIIAWLAIVLYLVFIVQNIRKRHLMMIVRDRKRFEWKTTFVDAIEVFIFLAATSGMIFLTFFSQPVLEDNTLITSEVEYQPLILSTNSHKSYYVTANSDKGMRPVQTYNFYSNGSRYTVKSTYATISDGTDPKNIASNVIPFSTKALKNADKEYQKAYVAIYTATYKKNWYNGLALHSGRQATKYYLIRVPDRTFVKEVTH